A stretch of DNA from Sandaracinaceae bacterium:
CCGGCCCCACGCGAGCTCTGATCGACGCGTGGCGGCCCGCCTGGGACCGCATCGAGAGCGACCTCGGCGAAGCGCTCGACAGCCAGATGCACATCCGTGTCGCGCGCAACGCAGAGGAGATGCACGCCCTCGCGCCGGTGGGCGCGCCGCCCCCCGAGTACGCGGCCGGGGTGACGTACCCATCGCTGGGGCTCATCCTGCTGTCGTTCACGGCGCCGCAGGGGGTCGAGCCCCCCGACATCGAGAAAGTGCTCGTCCACGAGCTGTCCCACCTCGCGTTGCACCGCGCGGTCCAAGGGCACCCCGTGCCCCGCTGGTTCACGGAGGGCCTCGCCATCCAGCAAGCCAACGAGCTGTCCTTCGAGCGCGCCAAGGTGCTCATGCGCGCGGCCTTCGGCAGTGAACGCATCCCGCTGGCCGAGCTTTCTCAGCGCTTTCCCGAGCGCGCGTATCAGGTAGACCTGGCGTACGCCCAGAGCGCCGACATCGTCCGCTATCTGCTCGACGACCCGCGCGGACGGGCGAAGCTCCGGCGGCTCGTGAGAGAGCTGCGTGGCGGCGCGCCGTTCGCCGACGCCCTCGAGGCCGCCTACTACGTGCGCCCCGCGGAGCTGGAGCGCGAGTGGGTGGCCGACCTCGGCGCCCGCAACCGCTGGTTCCCCGTGCTGGTCGGCGGCGGGGTCGCGTGGGCCATCGCCGCGCTCCTCTTACCCATCGCCTACGTTCGGCGTCGGCGTCGCGCGAAGGAGAAGCTGGAGGCCATGGCGCGCCGAGAGACGGCCGAGCGCGCCGCCCGGCTGCGCGAGCTCACGGAGACCCTCGAAGCGCGCCGGCAGTTGTGGGTGGTCTCGGTCAGCGGGTCCCAACCCGGGAGCGACGCAGACGCGTCCGACGCTCCCAGACCGCCCGTGGAAGCCATCCGCCGTGATCACGTGCGGGACGCCGACGGTACCCTCCCGGTGGTGCGCGTCGGCGACGAGACGCACACGCTACACTGACGGAACGGCGAAGCCCCGCGCGTCACGGGGTTCCGTGGCATGGCGGGGCGAACCTGGCGGGGGCGCTGCCCGTACGGCGGGACTACTTGCTCTCGGGGTGGATCGGGAACTTGGGGGTCGTCCCGTTCTTCTCGAGCTTCTTCTTGCGCGCGCGGCCCATCTTGGTGGACTTGTTCTGGCGCCGGGTCTTGGTCTTGCTAGTCGCGGACATGGGGCGCGTTGTAGCGGGCCCTCCTCTCCCGGGCAAGGGCATTTTTATGTGCTAGTGCTGGGAGCCGTGCGTCGGACGCGGTGTTCGGTCAAGCGCCAGTCTCCTCGCGCCGCGTTTGGGCGCGCACGACCTCCCGGTAGGCGGCGTGCAGCTGGGCGACGACGGGACCTGGCCGGCCGTCGGCGATCCGACGGTCGTCCACCTGCACCACGGGGACCACCTCGCGAATGCTGCTGGTGATGAAGACCTCGTCGGCGGCATAGAGGTCGGCCGGGAACAGCGCCTCCTCGTCCACGGGCAGCCCCACCCGGCGCGCCGCTTCGAGCACGGTCCGGCGCGTGATGCCGTCCAGGATGCCCGCCTCGGGGCGCGGCGTGCGCAGCCGCCCGCCCGTGACCACGAACACGTTGGAGCTGGCGCCCTCGAGGACCTCTCCGCCGCGGCCCGTGATGATGGCTTCGTGCGCGCCTTGCTGCTTGGCGGCGTGCACGGCCAGCAGATTGGCGAGGTAGTTGGAGGCCTTGACGCCGGCGGCTTGGGGGTCGTCCGTAGGTCGCGAGACCTGTGCCACGCGCACGGAGACGCCGTGGGTGTAGTGCGCAGCCGGCACGGTGGGCACCGGCGCTGCGATGATGACGCGCGTGGGCTCTTTGGCCGTGGTGAGGTCGTAGGTGAGCGGCCCGCTCCCGCGCGTGATGACGACGCGGACGTAGCTGTCCGAATTGCCGGACGCGACGTGCGCACGCGCCACCTCGTCTCGCAGCTGGTCGATGGACACGGGCAACGCGATGAGCAAGCGCTGGGCCGACCGCGCGAGGCGCTCGAGGTGCTCGAGCTCGGCGAACGGTACGCCGTCGTAGGTTCGATACACCTCGAACACGCTGTCTCCATAGAGGAAGCCGCGGTCGAACACGGAGACCTTCGCGTCGGACTCCGCGAAGATCTCCCCGTTGATGGAGACGACGGTGGGCACGACTCAGCTCTTGAGGGTGGCGAGCAGCGCGGCGGCGCGCTCGTGAGACGCGTCCTCCGCCACAGCGCGCTCGAGCATGGAGATGGCCTTGGAAGCCTCCCCTTGCTGATGCGAGATGTCGCCCAGGTAGAAGTAGACGTCCGCCTTGGACAGACCGTCGCTCGGCTGCAGCTTCTGGAGCAGCAGGGCGCGGAACGTCTTCTGGGCGCGATCGAAGTCGCCGTTGCGGTGGGTCAAGAGACCTAGGTCCTTGAGGATGCCCACGTTGGTGAGGTCGATGCGGAAGGCCGCGTCGTAGTGCTCGAGCGCGCCCGCCTGGTCCCCCATGCGGTCGAGCGCCTTGCCCAACCGATGATGGAAGGTGGCGAGCTCCTTGCTGCGACGTCCGCCGAAGCTGGCGATGATCTGCTCCAAGACCGGCACCGCGTCGGCCTGGCGGCCCGCCTCGATGTACAGATCGCACAGG
This window harbors:
- a CDS encoding aminotransferase class IV, with the protein product MPTVVSINGEIFAESDAKVSVFDRGFLYGDSVFEVYRTYDGVPFAELEHLERLARSAQRLLIALPVSIDQLRDEVARAHVASGNSDSYVRVVITRGSGPLTYDLTTAKEPTRVIIAAPVPTVPAAHYTHGVSVRVAQVSRPTDDPQAAGVKASNYLANLLAVHAAKQQGAHEAIITGRGGEVLEGASSNVFVVTGGRLRTPRPEAGILDGITRRTVLEAARRVGLPVDEEALFPADLYAADEVFITSSIREVVPVVQVDDRRIADGRPGPVVAQLHAAYREVVRAQTRREETGA